In the genome of Paraburkholderia azotifigens, the window GACGGTGACGCTTAGCTAGAAAACACGCGAAGCATTGCGTGGAAGGTTCTCGCGCCGCATCATGCGAGCGGCGCGCGCACTGCGGTATATTGCGTGGCTGATCTGCACGCGCACATGAAGCGGGTGATCGTCAAGCCGTCTATGAGACGGCACCCTTTCATGCCGCGAGCCCGCTCCTCGAACCGTATGCCAGCCTTCGATCTTCGCACCGTCATTCTGATGTCGTCAGTCATGCCTGGGCTGATGGCGCTCGTGATGTTTTCGCTGACTCGTGGCTTTCCCGCGAATATTCGCGGTGTCGGGCACTGGGCTTCGGGCGCGCTGGTCGTGTCGATCTCGGCAATGCTGCTGGCGTTGCGCGGCGGCATCGCCGACTGGCTTTCCATCGTCGTCGCCAACGTCGGCGTGGTTCTCGGCACGGGACTGTGGCTGATCGGCAGTCAGATGTTTTTCGGGCAGCGTCCCGCGCGTCGCTTCATCGCGCTGCTCCTCACGATCGGCGTGATCGCGATGAGCTGGATGACATGGGTGCATCCGTCCGTGGCGGGGCGCACGCTGTGCATGTCCGCGCTCCTCACGCTGACGTTCGGATTGAGCAGCATGACGATGCTGCGTTTCGGCAGGGGCAACAACCCCGCGCTATTCGTTGGCTCGATGCTGCTGGTGCAGACATGCGTGACGGCGCTGCGCGGCATGTCGATGTTCGTGCCGGCGTGGGCGAGCATCGGGCTTTTCGCGCCCGACCTCATCCAGCGGATCTATCTGACGACGGGCGCACTGATGTCGCTGACGGTTTCAGTCGGCCTGCTGTTCATCGCGATGGACCGGCTGCGCAATCAGCTCGAACAGCAGTCGTTCATGGATCCGCTGACGGGTCTGCTGAATCGTCGCGCATTTCTCGACGCGCATCGGCAGGAACGCGACAGGACAATGCGGACGGGCGGCTTGCTGTCGCTCCTGTTGATCGATCTCGATCATTTCAAGCAGGTGAACGACAGGTACGGCCACGCGACGGGCGATCGTGTGTTGATCGATTTCGCGAACCGCGTTGCAGAGATACTGCCCGCGCCGCGATATGTCGCGCGCTGGGGCGGTGAAGAATTCGCGGTGCTGTTGCCGCGCGTGCCTCCCGACGAGGCGAAGACGCATGCGGAACGGATACGGCAGCGCGTCGCGCAGAAAGAAGACGCGACGCTGCCGGCGTACACGTGCAGTATCGGCGTGACGTGCATGGCAGCCAGCGAGGCGACCATCGAGCAACTCGCGCGCGATGCGGACGAGGCGCTGTATGGCGCGAAACGCAGTGGCCGGAACTGCGTTCAGATCAGCGATCATGTGATTCTGCTCTAGGCAGCCTGGCTGTCATCCTCGATGGCGCAGCCCATTACCCTGGCAAGATAACCGATAATATGGCATTCCAGTCCGCGCGCCTCGCTGCACAAACATAGGCGCAAGCGCGCGGGGGCCATTCCATATTGATCTTGCTGCCTATGTCAGACCTCAGAATCGACCGCAACGCGAAGACGCTGCGCGAACTCACGCTCGACAAACTGCGCGGCGCGATCGTACAAGGCTATTTCCGTCCCGGCGCGCGGCTCGTCGAGCGCACGCTGTGCGATGAACTGGGCGTGAGCCGTACGGTAGTGCGTGAAGTGCTGCGGCATCTGGAGACGGAAGGTCTCGTCGAAATCGTCGCCCGGCAAGGGCCGATCGTCGCGCGGCTCGATCCCGCGCAGGTCGGCGAAATCTACGAGCTGCGCGGGCTGCTCGAAGCGAACGCGGCGCGCGCCTGTGCCGAACAGTCGACGCCCGAACTCGTGCAGCAGTTGCGCGGGATCCGCAAGACCATCGAAGACGCGTTCGAGCAGGACGACCTGCCGCGCGTGCTCGAATACACCGAGCGCTTCTACGAGGCCATGTTCGAGGGCGCGCAAAAACATGTGTCGCTGGCTGTGGTGAAGACGCTGAACGCGCGGATCAACCGGCTGCGCGCGCTGACCATCGCCGTGCCAGGACGAGGCGGCGAGTCGAATCGCGAGATGAACAAGCTGCTCGATGCGATCGGGCGGCGCGATGGCGACGCGGCCGCGGCGGCATCGATCGCGCATATCAAACGTACCGCCGAACTCGCGCTGAACGCGCTCGCGCAGCAAGACGACCCAGGCGCTCACGCCTAGTCCCGCGAACGTCCACAAAGGCCGCCGGCAACCCCGGCGGCCTTTTTTCTTTGCACCTCGCCAGTGAGGTGCTGCGTCGCACAAGTCACGCATTCCCAGCCGAAACCGTGCCTGAAAGCACGCGATCCATATCATGGTATTCCATAATACTTTGCCTCTTGGTGTGGGCCATAAGATGGTATACCATAATCTCAACCAACGACATTCACGGCCTAGGCCCCGTCAGGAGAAACGATATGAAGCTGGAAGTGCGCAAGCTGGTCACTTACGTCGAAGAGACCTTTATCGAAGGGGGCAAGGCCGCCGCACGGCCGCTCAAGCTGTTCGGCGCGGCGGCCGTGCTGCGCAACCCGTGGGCGGGCCGCGGCTTCGTCGAGGATCTGAAGCCCGAGATTCATGGCCTCGCGCCGCAACTCGGCGAAATGCTCACGGCGGAAATGCTGCGCGTCGCCGGTTCGGGCGATGCGATCGAAGGCTATGGCAAGGCGGCCGTCGTCGGCACGTCGGGTGAAATCGAGCACGCGTCCGCGCTGATCCACACGCTGCGTTTCGGCAATCACTATCGCAAGGCTGTCGGCGCGAAGAGCTACCTGAGCTTCACGAATCTGCGCGGCGGCCCGAACTGCCCGATCTCGATTCCGCTGATGCACAAGCACGACGAAGGCATGCGTTCGCACTATCTGACCGTGCAGTTTTCGATCGTCGATGCCCCCGCGCCCGATGAACTCGTGATCGCGCTCGGCGCGTCCATCGGCGGCCGTCCGCATCACCGGATCGGCGACCGCTATCAGGATCTGAAGGAGCTCGAGTCAAATGAAGCGTGAGCTTGTCTCCGGGCGCGCCGTGTCGCGTGGCGAGGCCGCGGGCACGAGCTACAGCGTCTACGCGCCGCACTCCGGCGACGCGCATGACACGGTGGTGCTGATTCACGGCGTCGGCATGAACCAGAGCGTGTGGGCGCCGCAAATCGATGCGCTGACGGCGGCGTATCGGGTGGTCGTGTACGACATGCTCGGTCACGGCGCGAGCGCGTTGCCGACGCCCGCGCCGACGCTCGACGAATACGCATCGCAACTCGAGGCGCTGCTCGACGCCATGCAGATCGAACGCGCGCATGTCGTCGGACATTCGATGGGCGCGCTCGTCGCACTCGAATTCGCGCTCACGCATCCGCAACGCACACTGAGCGTCGCCGCGCTGAACGCCGTGTATGACCGCACGCCCGCGCAGCGCGAAGCCGTGATGTCGCGTGCCGCGACGCTCGGCGACGCATCGGCTGGACAGCCCGCCGAGTCCGGCGTCGACGCCACGTTGTCGCGCTGGTTCGGCGATCCCGTTCCCGGTCATCTGACGCAGGCGGCGCAGGCCGTGCGCGATCTGCTGCTGTCCGTCGATCCCGTCGGCTATGCGCGCACCTACCGGCTGTTCGCGAGTTCGGACGATGCGCATGTCGGACGCCTGGCCGGACTCGCTGTGCCAGCGCTCTTTCTCACGGGCGAATGCGATCCCAACTCGAGCCCGTCGATGTCGCGCGCGATGGCTGACGTCGCGCCGCTCGGACGTGCCGAGATCATCTCGAACGAGCGCCACATGATGAACGTCACCGATCCCGCGCGCGTCAACGAACGGTTGCTCGCGTTCCTCGCGGAAGCCTCGGCAGCGGGTGCGGCACACGCATTCGATACGACGAATGGATCGATCTCCGGAGAACGCCATGACTGACTCGATCACCGAACAGACCGCGGAACGGGCTTTCGACATCGCCAACTTTCGCCGCGCGCTCGGCGCGTTCGTGACAGGCGTCACGGTGGTCACGACGATCCAGCCGGACGGCTCGCCGCGCGGCTTCACGGCGAATTCGTTCACATCGGTGTCGCTCGATCCGCCGCTGATTCTCGTGTGCATCGCGAAGACGGCATCGAGTTATCAGGTGTTTTCGCAGACGCGTCACTTCGCGGTGAGCGTGCTGGCCGAAGATCAGAAGAGCGTGTCGGGCGTGTTCGCGTCGAAGGCCGCCGACAAGTTCGAGCAGGTCGCGTGGCAAAAGCGCGCGACGGGTGCGCCCGTGATCGACAACGCCGCTGCAAGCTTTGACTGCACGACGCATGAAGTCGTCGATGCCGGCGATCACATCATTTTGATCGGACGTGTCGTCGATTTTGTTCATACGAGTTCGTCGCCGCTCGGTTATTGCCGGGGCGCGTATGTGAACTTCAGCCTGTCGCAGGAAGCGCTGGCGGCGGCCGGTCCGAGCGCACATGTGGGCGCGATTCTCGAACATCGCGACGGCATCGTGCTGCTCGACACGCCGCAAGGCCTGCAACTGCCGACGGGCAACAAGCTCGAACCGTCCAGCGATCCGAAAAGCCTGCAAGGCGTGCTCGCCAAACTCGGCCTCGAAGTGCATCTCGACTTTCTGTTTGCCGTATTCGAATCGGGCAGCGGACAAACGCCGAGTGTACAAATCTATTATCGCGGCCGTGTGATCCACAGCGGCGCCGCGTGGATGGACAGCTCGATCCGTATCGTGCCGCTGGCGCAGATTCCGTGGGGCGAATTGCGCGACGACGCCGTGCGCTCGATGCTCGAACGCTATGTGCGCGAACGCAGCGAAGACGCCTTCGGCATCTATGTCGGCGATACGGAAGCGGGCACCGTGCAGACGCTCGCGCTCGCTCACTGAAGGGAGAACACACATCATGAAGTTTTCACTGTTCCTGCACATGGAGCGATACGACGACAAGACGTCGCATCGCGAACTGTTCGACCAGATGACCGAACTCGTGCAGATCGCCGAACGCGGCGGCTTCGAGACGGCATGGATCGGCGAGCATCACGCGATGGAATTCACGATTGCGCCGAATCCGTTCGTCAATCTGGCGTATCTCGCCGCGAAGACGGAGCGCATCCGTCTGGGCACGGGCACGGTGATCGCGCCGTTCTGGCATCCCATCGCACTCGCGGGCGAAGCGGGCATGGTCGATGTCGCGAGCAACGGGCGGCTCGATCTCGGCATCGCGCGCGGCGCCTACAACTTCGAATACGAGCGCCTGCTGCCGGGCCTCGACGCGATGACGGCGGGCGCGCGCATGCGCGAACTGGTGCCCGCGCTGCGCAAGCTCTTCAAAGGCGATTACGCGCATCAGGGCGAGTTCTGGTCGTGGCCGAAGACGACGCCCGTGCCGCGTCCCGTTCAACAACTGCATCCGCCGATGTGGCTCGCCGCGCGCGATCCGAACTCGCATGCATTTGCGGTGGCGAACGGCTGCAACGTGCAGGTGACGTCGCTCGCATCGGGCGATGCGGAAGTGGTGAGCCTGATGGAACGCTTCAATGCCGCGTGCGCCGCGCATCCCGAAGTGCCGCGCCCGCAAGTGATGATGCTGATGCACACGTTCGTCGGCGCGAATGCCGCGGAAGTGGACGAGGGCGTCGAAGATCTCGCGCGCTTCTATCGTTACTTCAGCAAGTGGTTCAAGAACGAGCGGCCGATCGAACAGGGCTTTATCGAGCCGCTGACGGACGCCGACGTCGAGATGTTCCCGCAATACTCGCCGGAAGCGATTCGCCGCAATCTCGTGATCGGCGAGCCGAAACAGGTGATCGCGCGTCTGAAGGGTTACGAAGAACTCGGCTACGACCAGTACAGCTTCTGGCTCGACAGTCATATGAGTTTCGAGCGCAAGCGCAAGTCGCTGGAACTGTTCATCTCCGACGTGATGCCGGCTTTCGCATCGCGCTGAATGCAACCTCGCGGAACTCACAACGGAGTGGCGAACATGGTCCAGCGGTTCCAGCAATACATCGATGGTGCGTTCGAAGATGCACGCGAGCATTTCGACAGCACCGATCCGTCGACAGGCAACGTGTGGGCGCAGATGCCCGCCGCGAGCGCGGACGATGTCGACCGTGCGGTACGGGCCGCGCATCGCGCGCTGAACGATCCGGCGTGGGCGAACCTCACGGCGAGCGCGCGCGGCAAGCTGCTGTACAAGCTCGCCGATCTCGTCGCGCAACATGCGCCGCGTCTTGCCGAACTCGAAACGCAGGACACGGGCAAGATCATTCGCGAGACGCGCAGCCAGATCGGGTATGTCGCCGAGTACTACCGCTATTACGCGGGCGTCGCCGACAAGATTCAGGGCGCCTGGCTGCCCGTCGACAAACCCGATATGGAAGTGACGCTGCGGCGCGAACCGGTCGGCGTCGTCGCGGGTATCGTGCCGTGGAATTCGCAGCTGTTTCTCTCCGCCGTCAAGGTCGGACCGGCGCTCGCGGCAGGTTGCACGATCGTCCTCAAGGCATCCGAGGACGGTCCCGCGCCCTTGCTCGAATTCGCGCGGCTCGTGCATGAAGCGGGCTTTCCGAAGGGCGTCGTCAACATCGTGACGGGCTTCGGCAACGATTGCGGACGCACGCTGACGAGCCATCCGCTCGTGTCGAAGATCGCCTTCACGGGCGGCCCCGAAACGGCGCGCCACGTCGTGCGCAATTCGGCGGAGAACCTCGCGGCCGTGTCGCTGGAACTGGGCGGCAAATCGCCTGTGCTGGTCTTCGACGACGCCGATCTCGACAGCGCATCGAATGCCGTCATTGCAGGCATTTTCGCGGCGACGGGTCAAAGCTGTGTTGCGGGCTCGCGCCTCGTCGTGCAGCGCGGCATTCACGCTGCGCTGATCGAACGGATCGTCGCGAAGGCACACGACATTCGCATCGGCAATCCGCAGGACATGGCGACCGAAATGGGCCCGCTCGCGACGCGCCGTCAACTCGAACACATCCAGCATGTGCTGCGCGCGAGTGTCGAAGCGGGCGGCCGCATCGTGACGGGCGGCAAGCAGCCGGACGGCATGACGGAGGGCAACTACTTTTTGCCGACCGTCGTCGACTGTCCGGATGCGCAGGTGCCGAGCGTGATGGAAGAACTGTTTGGGCCCGTGCTGAGCGTCGTCACCTTCGATACGGAAGCCGATGCGATCGCACTCGCGAACGACACACGGTATGGCCTTGCGTCGGGCGTGTTCACGCGCGATCTGACGCGCGCGCATCGGCTCACGCGTGCGTTGCGCGCGGGCATCGTGTGGGTCAACACGTATCGCGCGGTGTCGCCCATCGTGCCGTTCGGCGGCTATGGCTTGAGCGGACTCGGACGCGAAGGCGGACTCGATGCCGTGCTCGATTACACGCGCACGAAATCAGTGTGGATCCGCACGTCGGACGAACCGATCGCCGATCCGTTCGTGATGCGCTGAGCCGCCAACCCTTGCACCGGGAGTCCGCATGTTCTACGAAATCCGCACGTACCGCATCAAGACGGGTGCCGTGCCTGCCTATCTGAAGCTCGTCGAGGAAGAGGGTATCGCGTTGCAGAAGCGGTATCTGGGGCAATTGATCGGCTACTTCTTTTCGGAGGTCGGTCCGCTGAACCAGATCGTGCACATCTGGGCCTATCCGAGCCTCGACGAACGCGAACGCCGCCGCGCGGCGCTCGCCGAAGACCCGGCATGGCAGGCCTTTGCGCCGAAGATTCAGGCGCTGATGGAAGAGATGGAAAACAGGATCATGAAGCCAGCGCGATTTTCGCCGCTTGCCTGAAACAGTGCTTACGACGGGCCGCCGTACGCATCGCATCGACACAAGACATATCCCCAGGAGACAGACATGAGCAGCAGAAGCACCACGTATTTCGCGCCGCTGATCGCGCTTTGCGCGGCGACGCTTGCGGCAACGCCGGCACTCGCCGCGGACCCGATCGTCTTCACGAGCTGGGGCGGCACCACGCAGTCTTCGCAGCAGAAGAACTGGGCGCAGCCGTTCACGCAGGCGACGGGCATCAACGTGCTGATGGACGGCCCGACCGACTACGGCAAGCTCAAGGCGATGGTCGACAGCGGCAATGTGAACTGGGATGTCGTCGATGTCGAAGGCGACTTCGCTTACGCCGCGCAAAAGGCAGGGCTGATCGAGCCGATCGACTATTCCGTCGTGAAGAAGGACGAACTCGATCCGCGCTTTTCCACGCCGGCTGCCGTAGGCAGCTTCTACTACTCGTTCGTGCTCGGCTACAACAAGTCGAAGTACACGGGCGCGCAGCCGCAAAACTGGGCCGATCTGTTCGACACGAAGAAATTCCCCGGCAAGCGCACGTTCTACAAGTGGTCGGCTCCCGGCGTGCTGGAAATCGCGCTGCTCGCCGATGGCGTGCCGCCGAACAAGCTCTATCCGCTCGATCTCGACCGCGCATTCAAGAAGCTCGACACGATCAAGGGCGACATCGTGTGGTGGAGCGGCGGCGCGCAGTCCCAGCAGCTGCTGGCGTCGGGCGAAGCGCCCATCGGCATGTTCTGGAACGGACGTCTGCATGCGCTCGAACAGACGGGCGTGCCCGTCGGCATTTCCTGGAACCAGAACCTGACGGCCGCCGACATGCTGGTGATTCCGAAGGGCGCGAAGCACAAGGCCGAAGCGATGAAGTACCTCGCTGCCGCAACGAGCGCACAGGCGCAGGCGAAGTTCGCCACCGAAACGGGCTATGCGCCCGTCAACGTGAAGTCGGCCTCGCTGATGTCGCCGGCAATCGCGAAGACACTGCCCGATCAGTACAAGACCTCGCAGATCAATCTCGACATGAAGTACTGGGCCGAGAATCGCGACGCCATAGCCAAGCGCTGGTACGCGTGGCAGTCCAAGTAAGCGCGCGGCGCATGAACGTCGCCCATGAGCGTCGCACAGTCACCGGAGTGGAGACACCATGCCTAATGTCCTGAGTACCGTCGCGCATCCGCTCGCGTCGGGCATGCGCCGGCGGCGCGACTGGCGCAGCATTCGCCTGCTGGTGCCCGCGCTGCTGCTGCTCGTGATCTTCTTCCTGCTGCCCGTGCTGTCGCTGCTGTTGCGCAGCGTGCTGGAGCCGTCGCCGGGGCTGCACAACTACGCGCAACTGGTTGGCTCGACGACCTATCTGCGCGTGTTCGGCAATACGTTTCTGGTGGCGACGGTCGTGACACTGGCGACGCTCGCAATCGGCTTTCCGACTGCGTGGCTGCTCGCCATTGCACCGCGCAAGCTGAGTTCGCTGCTGTTCGCGATCCTGCTGCTGTCGATGTGGACCAATCTGCTGGCGCGAACCTTCGCCTGGATGGTGCTGTTGCAGCAGACGGGCCCCATCAACCGCATGCTGATGGCGCTCGGCATCATCAGCGAGCCGCTGACGCTCGTGAACAACCTGATCGGCGTAACGATCGGCATGACGTACATCATGCTGCCATTTCTCGTGATGCCGCTGCATGCGACGCTGCGCAGCATCGATCCGTCGACGCTGCGGGCCGCCGCGATCTGCGGCGCGAGCCGCTGGCAGGCGTTCTGGCGGATCCT includes:
- a CDS encoding ABC transporter substrate-binding protein, which translates into the protein MSSRSTTYFAPLIALCAATLAATPALAADPIVFTSWGGTTQSSQQKNWAQPFTQATGINVLMDGPTDYGKLKAMVDSGNVNWDVVDVEGDFAYAAQKAGLIEPIDYSVVKKDELDPRFSTPAAVGSFYYSFVLGYNKSKYTGAQPQNWADLFDTKKFPGKRTFYKWSAPGVLEIALLADGVPPNKLYPLDLDRAFKKLDTIKGDIVWWSGGAQSQQLLASGEAPIGMFWNGRLHALEQTGVPVGISWNQNLTAADMLVIPKGAKHKAEAMKYLAAATSAQAQAKFATETGYAPVNVKSASLMSPAIAKTLPDQYKTSQINLDMKYWAENRDAIAKRWYAWQSK
- a CDS encoding amino acid synthesis family protein; translation: MKLEVRKLVTYVEETFIEGGKAAARPLKLFGAAAVLRNPWAGRGFVEDLKPEIHGLAPQLGEMLTAEMLRVAGSGDAIEGYGKAAVVGTSGEIEHASALIHTLRFGNHYRKAVGAKSYLSFTNLRGGPNCPISIPLMHKHDEGMRSHYLTVQFSIVDAPAPDELVIALGASIGGRPHHRIGDRYQDLKELESNEA
- a CDS encoding GntR family transcriptional regulator; its protein translation is MSDLRIDRNAKTLRELTLDKLRGAIVQGYFRPGARLVERTLCDELGVSRTVVREVLRHLETEGLVEIVARQGPIVARLDPAQVGEIYELRGLLEANAARACAEQSTPELVQQLRGIRKTIEDAFEQDDLPRVLEYTERFYEAMFEGAQKHVSLAVVKTLNARINRLRALTIAVPGRGGESNREMNKLLDAIGRRDGDAAAAASIAHIKRTAELALNALAQQDDPGAHA
- a CDS encoding ABC transporter permease, encoding MPNVLSTVAHPLASGMRRRRDWRSIRLLVPALLLLVIFFLLPVLSLLLRSVLEPSPGLHNYAQLVGSTTYLRVFGNTFLVATVVTLATLAIGFPTAWLLAIAPRKLSSLLFAILLLSMWTNLLARTFAWMVLLQQTGPINRMLMALGIISEPLTLVNNLIGVTIGMTYIMLPFLVMPLHATLRSIDPSTLRAAAICGASRWQAFWRILVPLAMPGIASGALMVFVMALGYFVTPALLGGASYMMLAELIAQLVQQLLNWGLAGAAAFVLLAVTLALYALQLRFTDSAKATRAC
- a CDS encoding alpha/beta fold hydrolase, with the protein product MKRELVSGRAVSRGEAAGTSYSVYAPHSGDAHDTVVLIHGVGMNQSVWAPQIDALTAAYRVVVYDMLGHGASALPTPAPTLDEYASQLEALLDAMQIERAHVVGHSMGALVALEFALTHPQRTLSVAALNAVYDRTPAQREAVMSRAATLGDASAGQPAESGVDATLSRWFGDPVPGHLTQAAQAVRDLLLSVDPVGYARTYRLFASSDDAHVGRLAGLAVPALFLTGECDPNSSPSMSRAMADVAPLGRAEIISNERHMMNVTDPARVNERLLAFLAEASAAGAAHAFDTTNGSISGERHD
- a CDS encoding NIPSNAP family protein yields the protein MFYEIRTYRIKTGAVPAYLKLVEEEGIALQKRYLGQLIGYFFSEVGPLNQIVHIWAYPSLDERERRRAALAEDPAWQAFAPKIQALMEEMENRIMKPARFSPLA
- a CDS encoding GGDEF domain-containing protein is translated as MFSLTRGFPANIRGVGHWASGALVVSISAMLLALRGGIADWLSIVVANVGVVLGTGLWLIGSQMFFGQRPARRFIALLLTIGVIAMSWMTWVHPSVAGRTLCMSALLTLTFGLSSMTMLRFGRGNNPALFVGSMLLVQTCVTALRGMSMFVPAWASIGLFAPDLIQRIYLTTGALMSLTVSVGLLFIAMDRLRNQLEQQSFMDPLTGLLNRRAFLDAHRQERDRTMRTGGLLSLLLIDLDHFKQVNDRYGHATGDRVLIDFANRVAEILPAPRYVARWGGEEFAVLLPRVPPDEAKTHAERIRQRVAQKEDATLPAYTCSIGVTCMAASEATIEQLARDADEALYGAKRSGRNCVQISDHVILL
- a CDS encoding flavin reductase family protein, with product MTDSITEQTAERAFDIANFRRALGAFVTGVTVVTTIQPDGSPRGFTANSFTSVSLDPPLILVCIAKTASSYQVFSQTRHFAVSVLAEDQKSVSGVFASKAADKFEQVAWQKRATGAPVIDNAAASFDCTTHEVVDAGDHIILIGRVVDFVHTSSSPLGYCRGAYVNFSLSQEALAAAGPSAHVGAILEHRDGIVLLDTPQGLQLPTGNKLEPSSDPKSLQGVLAKLGLEVHLDFLFAVFESGSGQTPSVQIYYRGRVIHSGAAWMDSSIRIVPLAQIPWGELRDDAVRSMLERYVRERSEDAFGIYVGDTEAGTVQTLALAH
- a CDS encoding aldehyde dehydrogenase, with translation MVQRFQQYIDGAFEDAREHFDSTDPSTGNVWAQMPAASADDVDRAVRAAHRALNDPAWANLTASARGKLLYKLADLVAQHAPRLAELETQDTGKIIRETRSQIGYVAEYYRYYAGVADKIQGAWLPVDKPDMEVTLRREPVGVVAGIVPWNSQLFLSAVKVGPALAAGCTIVLKASEDGPAPLLEFARLVHEAGFPKGVVNIVTGFGNDCGRTLTSHPLVSKIAFTGGPETARHVVRNSAENLAAVSLELGGKSPVLVFDDADLDSASNAVIAGIFAATGQSCVAGSRLVVQRGIHAALIERIVAKAHDIRIGNPQDMATEMGPLATRRQLEHIQHVLRASVEAGGRIVTGGKQPDGMTEGNYFLPTVVDCPDAQVPSVMEELFGPVLSVVTFDTEADAIALANDTRYGLASGVFTRDLTRAHRLTRALRAGIVWVNTYRAVSPIVPFGGYGLSGLGREGGLDAVLDYTRTKSVWIRTSDEPIADPFVMR
- a CDS encoding LLM class flavin-dependent oxidoreductase — its product is MKFSLFLHMERYDDKTSHRELFDQMTELVQIAERGGFETAWIGEHHAMEFTIAPNPFVNLAYLAAKTERIRLGTGTVIAPFWHPIALAGEAGMVDVASNGRLDLGIARGAYNFEYERLLPGLDAMTAGARMRELVPALRKLFKGDYAHQGEFWSWPKTTPVPRPVQQLHPPMWLAARDPNSHAFAVANGCNVQVTSLASGDAEVVSLMERFNAACAAHPEVPRPQVMMLMHTFVGANAAEVDEGVEDLARFYRYFSKWFKNERPIEQGFIEPLTDADVEMFPQYSPEAIRRNLVIGEPKQVIARLKGYEELGYDQYSFWLDSHMSFERKRKSLELFISDVMPAFASR